In one Pseudomonadota bacterium genomic region, the following are encoded:
- the recA gene encoding recombinase RecA, giving the protein MDDKRKQALAAALGQIEKQFGKGSVMRLGDDGALPDVEAISTGSLTLDIALGIGGLPKGRVVEIYGPESSGKTTLTLQVVAEAQKLGGTCAFVDAEHALDPTYAERLGVNTEDLLVSQPDTGEQALEITDMLVRSGAIDVVVVDSVAALTPKAEIEGEMGDKHVGLQARLMSQALRKLTANIKRSNTLVIFINQIRMKIGVMFGSPETTTGGNALKFYSSVRLDIRRIGAIKKGDEVVGNETRVKVVKNKVAPPFKKAEFEILYGQGISRQSELIDMGVNEGLVKKSGAWYSYGKERIGQGKDNARQYLIENPHIAEEIETALRQKFLPKQNPAPVELEAVQEA; this is encoded by the coding sequence ATGGACGACAAACGTAAACAGGCGCTGGCCGCCGCATTGGGGCAGATTGAGAAGCAGTTTGGTAAAGGGTCGGTCATGCGACTGGGCGATGACGGTGCCTTGCCGGACGTCGAGGCGATTTCAACCGGTTCGCTCACGTTGGATATCGCGCTGGGAATCGGCGGGTTGCCCAAAGGGCGTGTGGTCGAAATTTACGGGCCGGAGTCCTCGGGCAAAACGACGCTGACGCTTCAGGTCGTGGCCGAAGCGCAGAAGCTGGGTGGCACCTGCGCGTTTGTCGACGCCGAGCATGCGCTTGATCCGACGTATGCCGAGCGCCTGGGTGTCAATACCGAAGATCTACTTGTGTCTCAGCCAGACACGGGAGAACAGGCACTGGAGATCACCGACATGCTCGTGCGTTCCGGCGCTATCGATGTCGTGGTCGTCGACTCTGTGGCGGCGCTCACACCCAAAGCCGAAATTGAGGGCGAAATGGGTGACAAACATGTTGGCCTGCAGGCCCGACTCATGTCGCAGGCGCTGCGAAAGCTCACGGCGAATATCAAGCGATCCAACACACTGGTGATCTTTATCAACCAGATCCGCATGAAGATTGGCGTGATGTTCGGCAGTCCAGAAACCACGACCGGTGGTAACGCGCTCAAGTTCTATTCGTCCGTACGCCTGGACATTCGCCGAATCGGTGCCATTAAGAAGGGCGATGAGGTTGTTGGAAACGAAACACGCGTTAAGGTCGTGAAAAATAAGGTGGCCCCGCCGTTCAAGAAAGCGGAGTTTGAAATTCTCTACGGACAGGGTATATCGCGGCAGAGTGAACTCATCGACATGGGTGTCAACGAGGGACTCGTGAAGAAATCGGGCGCCTGGTACAGCTACGGCAAGGAGCGCATCGGTCAGGGCAAGGACAATGCCCGCCAGTACCTCATCGAGAACCCGCACATCGCGGAAGAAATTGAGACGGCGTTGCGCCAGAAGTTCTTGCCCAAGCAGAACCCAGCTCCGGTTGAGCTCGAGGCTGTTCAAGAAGCGTGA
- a CDS encoding regulatory protein RecX: MGAATAAQVRRLAMDYLARREHGFAELLSKLNQRGVPDALAQETLQRLADEGLQDDARFGDMYTRAQSARGKGPHYIRNGLKARGLEGPDADAALRRADVDWSASAIEVARKKFPHGCADHAERAKGLRFLQQRGFNAEQSAGAIRALEQIAVDE, encoded by the coding sequence ATGGGCGCGGCCACGGCCGCGCAGGTTCGTCGCCTGGCCATGGATTATCTGGCCAGGCGCGAACACGGCTTCGCCGAGCTGCTGAGCAAATTAAATCAGCGCGGTGTGCCGGACGCGCTCGCTCAGGAAACGCTGCAGCGCCTTGCCGATGAAGGTCTCCAAGATGACGCGCGTTTTGGTGATATGTACACGCGGGCGCAGTCGGCGCGGGGCAAAGGACCGCACTACATCCGCAACGGACTAAAAGCGCGCGGTCTCGAAGGGCCTGATGCCGATGCGGCGCTCAGACGGGCCGATGTCGATTGGTCGGCGAGCGCGATCGAAGTGGCTCGAAAGAAATTTCCTCATGGCTGTGCCGATCACGCTGAACGTGCCAAAGGACTGCGCTTTTTGCAGCAACGTGGCTTTAACGCCGAGCAATCTGCCGGCGCCATTCGTGCGCTAGAACAGATCGCAGTCGACGAATGA
- a CDS encoding hemolysin III family protein: MYPGERLNSISHLVGAALALIGFGALLAVSIDSRDPWMITGFTVFGVSMVVLYTMSTLYHSFRPPKLKALFQRLDHIAIYLLIAGTYTPYTLVTLREGNGWLIFSVIWAFALVGVLLESLPVRRPKALQLAIYLGMGWTVVFDLPNLRASLDPAGLSWLTAGGVLYTLGVVFYLLDRKKQMPHAHGIWHFFVLAGTACHFVSIIGFVRPV, encoded by the coding sequence ATGTATCCCGGAGAGCGACTCAATAGCATTTCGCACCTTGTCGGGGCCGCACTGGCACTCATCGGGTTTGGCGCGTTACTCGCCGTGAGCATCGACAGCCGCGATCCTTGGATGATTACAGGGTTTACCGTATTCGGCGTAAGCATGGTCGTGCTCTATACCATGTCGACGCTCTACCACAGCTTTCGCCCTCCCAAGCTCAAGGCGTTGTTTCAACGCCTGGATCATATCGCGATCTATCTGCTGATCGCCGGCACCTATACGCCGTACACGCTAGTCACGCTTCGCGAAGGCAATGGGTGGCTCATATTTAGCGTCATATGGGCATTTGCACTCGTTGGGGTACTGCTTGAGTCGCTACCCGTGCGTCGGCCCAAAGCCCTTCAACTGGCCATTTATCTGGGCATGGGATGGACCGTCGTATTCGATTTACCCAATCTTCGCGCGTCACTCGATCCTGCGGGCCTGTCCTGGCTGACCGCCGGCGGCGTGCTGTACACGCTGGGCGTTGTGTTTTATTTGTTGGACAGAAAAAAACAGATGCCCCATGCGCACGGTATCTGGCATTTTTTCGTGCTGGCCGGAACGGCCTGTCATTTTGTATCCATCATTGGCTTTGTCCGGCCAGTCTGA